A window from Hypomesus transpacificus isolate Combined female chromosome 26, fHypTra1, whole genome shotgun sequence encodes these proteins:
- the LOC124487478 gene encoding putative nuclease HARBI1 isoform X1, whose product MAKMVHIVHELMQEWMEEERCRMEQNRAQRRAYRARMEMLAAYSFEGGVRYASLNMAVPLLRRYFAGEDTRPNFRLSKASITSLLQLLNQERCHGWGPTIEVLVLLFWLASGASYRVVSRAFDMPRTTVHNVVHRVCGCVVVAMPRVIRLPSTAEGQREVSEGFARLARHGAFARAMGAIDSCHVRIKSPGEPHGQDYFNRKLFHSIQLQAVCDHAGRFIDVFVGYPGSVHDTRVLRHSPLFQSAAYPPPDTFLLGDGGYPCLLRPISLITPYKNPLRGVAQQRFNAHHARARSVIERAFGMMKTRWRSIFFCALEVDVSFVPDVIVCCTMLHNVCLGNDDVLPVDEEDPEEPVGGEDHGKTSSGGALRDSIADQLSALQCLPLDMIIVDKL is encoded by the exons ATGGCGAAAATGGTGCACATTGTCCATGAGCTTATGCAGgagtggatggaggaggagaggtgccgAATGGAGCAGAACAGGGCTCAGCGCAGAGCCTACCGCGCAAGGATGGAGATGTTGGCAGCGTACTCCTTTGAG GGTGGTGTACGGTATGCCAGCCTGAACATGGCAGTGCCCCTTCTCCGGCGTTATTTTGCTGGGGAAGACACTCGCCCTAATTTCCGGCTCAGCAAAGCCTCCATCACCagtctgctgcagctgctcaACCAGGAGCGGTGCCATGGATGGGGGCCAACCATAGAGGTCCTGGTGTTGCTGTTTTGGCTGGCCAGCG GTGCGTCGTACCGCGTGGTGTCGAGGGCATTCGACATGCCCAGGACCACGGTACACAACGTTGTCCATCGGGTCTGTGGCTGTGTAGTCGTGGCGATGCCAAGGGTCATCAGGTTGCCTTCCActgcagaggggcagagagaagtaTCGGAGGGTTTTGCCCGACTGGCTAGGCATGGGGCTTTTGCCAGGGCCATGGGAGCCATTGACAGCTGCCATGTTCGTATCAAGTCCCCGGGAGAGCCCCATGGCCAGGATTATTTCAACAGGAAATTGTTCCATTCAATACAGCTGCAGGCGGTGTGTGACCATGCAGGGCGCTTCATCGATGTGTTTGTGGGTTATCCAGGTTCTGTCCACGACACCCGGGTCCTGAGGCACAGCCCCCTGTTCCAGTCTGCCGCGTACCCACCCCCTGATACCTTCTTGTTGGGTGATGGGGGGTACCCCTGTCTGCTGAGGCCCATATCCCTCATCACGCCATACAAGAATCCACTCAGGGGAGTGGCACAACAGAG GTTCAACGCGCATCATGCCAGAGCTCGTTCGGTCATTGAGCGGGCTTTTGGCATGATGAAGACCAGGTGGAGGTCCATCTTTTTCtgtgccttggaggtggacgTCTCATTTGTGCCAGATGTCATTGTGTGTTGCACTATGCTTCACAATGTCTGTCTGGGCAATGATGATGTCCtaccggtggatgaagaggaccCTGAGGAGCCCGTCGGGGGAGAGGACCATGGCAAAACATCAAGTGGTGGTGCCCTGCGAGACAGCATTGCAGATCAGCTGTCCGCACTTCAGTGTCTCCCTCTGGACATGATTATTGTTGATAAATTGTAA
- the LOC124487478 gene encoding putative nuclease HARBI1 isoform X2 yields the protein MQEWMEEERCRMEQNRAQRRAYRARMEMLAAYSFEGGVRYASLNMAVPLLRRYFAGEDTRPNFRLSKASITSLLQLLNQERCHGWGPTIEVLVLLFWLASGASYRVVSRAFDMPRTTVHNVVHRVCGCVVVAMPRVIRLPSTAEGQREVSEGFARLARHGAFARAMGAIDSCHVRIKSPGEPHGQDYFNRKLFHSIQLQAVCDHAGRFIDVFVGYPGSVHDTRVLRHSPLFQSAAYPPPDTFLLGDGGYPCLLRPISLITPYKNPLRGVAQQRFNAHHARARSVIERAFGMMKTRWRSIFFCALEVDVSFVPDVIVCCTMLHNVCLGNDDVLPVDEEDPEEPVGGEDHGKTSSGGALRDSIADQLSALQCLPLDMIIVDKL from the exons ATGCAGgagtggatggaggaggagaggtgccgAATGGAGCAGAACAGGGCTCAGCGCAGAGCCTACCGCGCAAGGATGGAGATGTTGGCAGCGTACTCCTTTGAG GGTGGTGTACGGTATGCCAGCCTGAACATGGCAGTGCCCCTTCTCCGGCGTTATTTTGCTGGGGAAGACACTCGCCCTAATTTCCGGCTCAGCAAAGCCTCCATCACCagtctgctgcagctgctcaACCAGGAGCGGTGCCATGGATGGGGGCCAACCATAGAGGTCCTGGTGTTGCTGTTTTGGCTGGCCAGCG GTGCGTCGTACCGCGTGGTGTCGAGGGCATTCGACATGCCCAGGACCACGGTACACAACGTTGTCCATCGGGTCTGTGGCTGTGTAGTCGTGGCGATGCCAAGGGTCATCAGGTTGCCTTCCActgcagaggggcagagagaagtaTCGGAGGGTTTTGCCCGACTGGCTAGGCATGGGGCTTTTGCCAGGGCCATGGGAGCCATTGACAGCTGCCATGTTCGTATCAAGTCCCCGGGAGAGCCCCATGGCCAGGATTATTTCAACAGGAAATTGTTCCATTCAATACAGCTGCAGGCGGTGTGTGACCATGCAGGGCGCTTCATCGATGTGTTTGTGGGTTATCCAGGTTCTGTCCACGACACCCGGGTCCTGAGGCACAGCCCCCTGTTCCAGTCTGCCGCGTACCCACCCCCTGATACCTTCTTGTTGGGTGATGGGGGGTACCCCTGTCTGCTGAGGCCCATATCCCTCATCACGCCATACAAGAATCCACTCAGGGGAGTGGCACAACAGAG GTTCAACGCGCATCATGCCAGAGCTCGTTCGGTCATTGAGCGGGCTTTTGGCATGATGAAGACCAGGTGGAGGTCCATCTTTTTCtgtgccttggaggtggacgTCTCATTTGTGCCAGATGTCATTGTGTGTTGCACTATGCTTCACAATGTCTGTCTGGGCAATGATGATGTCCtaccggtggatgaagaggaccCTGAGGAGCCCGTCGGGGGAGAGGACCATGGCAAAACATCAAGTGGTGGTGCCCTGCGAGACAGCATTGCAGATCAGCTGTCCGCACTTCAGTGTCTCCCTCTGGACATGATTATTGTTGATAAATTGTAA
- the LOC124487478 gene encoding putative nuclease HARBI1 isoform X3 has protein sequence MEEERCRMEQNRAQRRAYRARMEMLAAYSFEGGVRYASLNMAVPLLRRYFAGEDTRPNFRLSKASITSLLQLLNQERCHGWGPTIEVLVLLFWLASGASYRVVSRAFDMPRTTVHNVVHRVCGCVVVAMPRVIRLPSTAEGQREVSEGFARLARHGAFARAMGAIDSCHVRIKSPGEPHGQDYFNRKLFHSIQLQAVCDHAGRFIDVFVGYPGSVHDTRVLRHSPLFQSAAYPPPDTFLLGDGGYPCLLRPISLITPYKNPLRGVAQQRFNAHHARARSVIERAFGMMKTRWRSIFFCALEVDVSFVPDVIVCCTMLHNVCLGNDDVLPVDEEDPEEPVGGEDHGKTSSGGALRDSIADQLSALQCLPLDMIIVDKL, from the exons atggaggaggagaggtgccgAATGGAGCAGAACAGGGCTCAGCGCAGAGCCTACCGCGCAAGGATGGAGATGTTGGCAGCGTACTCCTTTGAG GGTGGTGTACGGTATGCCAGCCTGAACATGGCAGTGCCCCTTCTCCGGCGTTATTTTGCTGGGGAAGACACTCGCCCTAATTTCCGGCTCAGCAAAGCCTCCATCACCagtctgctgcagctgctcaACCAGGAGCGGTGCCATGGATGGGGGCCAACCATAGAGGTCCTGGTGTTGCTGTTTTGGCTGGCCAGCG GTGCGTCGTACCGCGTGGTGTCGAGGGCATTCGACATGCCCAGGACCACGGTACACAACGTTGTCCATCGGGTCTGTGGCTGTGTAGTCGTGGCGATGCCAAGGGTCATCAGGTTGCCTTCCActgcagaggggcagagagaagtaTCGGAGGGTTTTGCCCGACTGGCTAGGCATGGGGCTTTTGCCAGGGCCATGGGAGCCATTGACAGCTGCCATGTTCGTATCAAGTCCCCGGGAGAGCCCCATGGCCAGGATTATTTCAACAGGAAATTGTTCCATTCAATACAGCTGCAGGCGGTGTGTGACCATGCAGGGCGCTTCATCGATGTGTTTGTGGGTTATCCAGGTTCTGTCCACGACACCCGGGTCCTGAGGCACAGCCCCCTGTTCCAGTCTGCCGCGTACCCACCCCCTGATACCTTCTTGTTGGGTGATGGGGGGTACCCCTGTCTGCTGAGGCCCATATCCCTCATCACGCCATACAAGAATCCACTCAGGGGAGTGGCACAACAGAG GTTCAACGCGCATCATGCCAGAGCTCGTTCGGTCATTGAGCGGGCTTTTGGCATGATGAAGACCAGGTGGAGGTCCATCTTTTTCtgtgccttggaggtggacgTCTCATTTGTGCCAGATGTCATTGTGTGTTGCACTATGCTTCACAATGTCTGTCTGGGCAATGATGATGTCCtaccggtggatgaagaggaccCTGAGGAGCCCGTCGGGGGAGAGGACCATGGCAAAACATCAAGTGGTGGTGCCCTGCGAGACAGCATTGCAGATCAGCTGTCCGCACTTCAGTGTCTCCCTCTGGACATGATTATTGTTGATAAATTGTAA